From Hydractinia symbiolongicarpus strain clone_291-10 chromosome 12, HSymV2.1, whole genome shotgun sequence, one genomic window encodes:
- the LOC130621919 gene encoding uncharacterized protein LOC130621919 isoform X1 gives MTSKEGVRDTRDSVFQIIPPFATQVETRTMFEKPQNLQKNFRLSNLHNKGYEPVSQSSLSLYTSKSNGHYGRRQHFQFGKTACGSATNALIYGSGHPLGELDVSGIKSKVQANKKPEKIENTNINMFIYGKNDHTNAQPRRRNSNIFSHGEKTSAELRKKIREVKERENQKFCLQQVSKQNDYNEYLQQKELQARIRDEEKRKDLDMLRTYKQPWGKPGGGAPTSDTHRSKEIHHLIDHKEQVLPLGKPGGGAPLRSDSGSLKAAIGLDPEIQFQKRHRDQVHNVIMPSNKTKRNDEYLTELDILAQKTREQRNVIVRDKDLSSTIYDPFGRPGAGAPLYDNNGKTKAARSKKLLKDVQGDTSKHQLKDTSLPYGTPRFKRPIEDTNEFQGFAAGFGKGGAGAPIVDKDGNVITTKRQTLVRSDDSAIIKCDEEPIDNASYSPWGRHGAGAPIRDQQGNLVTQVGGRWKSDQIAASPKQRQQVEAKKLYLESLRSQAREHEEWKQIERDSLKQPSNDTTSWLKRGVVGKPPYDENTREIVGAHRVTSDIVKQRLEKQVQRKERGGVSGGDWNDELSAQHEQPTDGIWGNFGTDAPKGNPRRQKVDVAATQFLTHK, from the exons ATGACGAGTAAGGAAGGCGTCCGAGATACGAGAGATtctgtttttcaaattattccaCCCTTTGCTACTCAAG tTGAAACAAGAACTATGTTTGAAAAACCTCAgaatttgcaaaaaaactttcgtCTTTCCAACCTTCATAACAAAGGGTATGAACCAGTATCTCAGTCAAGTTTATCCTTATATACATCAAAATCTAATGGCCATTATGGACGAAGACAACACTTTCAATTTGGAAAG acTGCTTGTGGATCTGCAACTAATGCGTTGATCTATGGTAGCGGACACCCACTAGGCGAGTTAGATGTCAGTGGTATCAAATCAAAAGtacaagcaaacaaaaaacctgaaaaaattgaaaacacaaaTATAAATATGTTTATATATGGAAAGAATGACCACACAAATGCACAACCAAGACGAAGGAACTCTAACATTTTTTCTCATGGAGAAAAGACATCAGCAGAGCTGCGAAAAAAGATTAGAGAAGTTAAAGAAAGAG aaaatcaaaaattttgtttgcaaCAAGTCTCTAAAC AGAATGATTACAATGAATATTTACAACAGAAAGAATTACAAGCAAGAATAAGAgacgaagaaaaaagaaag GATCTGGACATGTTGAGAACGTACAAGCAGCCCTGGGGTAAACCAGGTGGTGGTGCACCAACA tCTGATACTCACCGTTCAAAGGAAATTCATCATTTGATTGATCACAAAGAG CAAGTGCTTCCCCTGGGAAAGCCTGGAGGTGGAGCTCCATTGAGATCTGATTCAGGATCTTTAAAAGCTGCTATAGGCTTGGATCCTGAAATTCAATTTCAAAAACGACACAGGGATCAAGTTCATAACGTCATCATGCCT AGCAACAAGACTAAAAGAAACGATGAATATCTTACTGAGTTAG ATATATTGGCGCAAAAGACAAGGGAGCAACGAAATGTCATTGTGAGAGACAAGGATTTGTCATCG ACAATATATGATCCATTCGGCAGACCAGGCGCTGGCGCCCCGCTATATGATAACAACG GAAAAACAAAAGCAGCCCgttcaaaaaaattacttaaagacGTCCAGGGAG ATACGTCGAAACATCAGCTAAAG gataCCTCCTTACCATACGGAACACCTAGATTTAAAAGACCAATTGAAGATACGAATGAATTTCAG GGATTTGCAGCTGGTTTTGGAAAGGGCGGGGCTGGCGCACCTATTGTGGATAAAGATGGCAACGTTATTACTACGAAGAGACAAACGCTGGTGAGGTCAGATGATTCTG CAATTATAAAATGTGATGAAGAGCCGATTGACAACGCCAGTTACAGCCCGTGGGGAAGACACGGTGCTGGCGCACCTATACGCGATCAACAAGGAAATTTGGTGACACAAGTTGGTGGGAGGTGGAAAAGTGATCAAATA GCAGCCTCGCCAAAACAAAGACAACAAGTAGAAGCAAAGAAGTTGTATCTCGAGTCACTaa GAAGTCAAGCAAGAGAACATGAAGAATGGAAGCAAATAGAAAGGGATTCGTTAAAACAGCCG tccAATGACACTACATCCTGGCTAAAACGGGGCGTTGTAGGCAAGCCACCTTATGATGAAAACACCCGTGAAATTGTTGGAGCACACCGGGTAACCTCCGACATTGTCAAACAA CGACTAGAGAAACAAGTGCAGCGTAAGGAACGGGGCGGTGTTAGTGGAGGCGATTGGAACGATGAATTATCTGCGCAG CATGAACAACCTACTGACGGAATATGGGGAAATTTCGGCACTGATGCGCCAAAAGGAAATCCAAGACGCCAAAAAg ttgatGTCGCTGCAACACAATTTCTAACTCATAAATAA
- the LOC130621919 gene encoding uncharacterized protein LOC130621919 isoform X2, whose protein sequence is MTSKEGVRDTRDSVFQIIPPFATQVETRTMFEKPQNLQKNFRLSNLHNKGYEPVSQSSLSLYTSKSNGHYGRRQHFQFGKTACGSATNALIYGSGHPLGELDVSGIKSKVQANKKPEKIENTNINMFIYGKNDHTNAQPRRRNSNIFSHGEKTSAELRKKIREVKERENDYNEYLQQKELQARIRDEEKRKDLDMLRTYKQPWGKPGGGAPTSDTHRSKEIHHLIDHKEQVLPLGKPGGGAPLRSDSGSLKAAIGLDPEIQFQKRHRDQVHNVIMPSNKTKRNDEYLTELDILAQKTREQRNVIVRDKDLSSTIYDPFGRPGAGAPLYDNNGKTKAARSKKLLKDVQGDTSKHQLKDTSLPYGTPRFKRPIEDTNEFQGFAAGFGKGGAGAPIVDKDGNVITTKRQTLVRSDDSAIIKCDEEPIDNASYSPWGRHGAGAPIRDQQGNLVTQVGGRWKSDQIAASPKQRQQVEAKKLYLESLRSQAREHEEWKQIERDSLKQPSNDTTSWLKRGVVGKPPYDENTREIVGAHRVTSDIVKQRLEKQVQRKERGGVSGGDWNDELSAQHEQPTDGIWGNFGTDAPKGNPRRQKVDVAATQFLTHK, encoded by the exons ATGACGAGTAAGGAAGGCGTCCGAGATACGAGAGATtctgtttttcaaattattccaCCCTTTGCTACTCAAG tTGAAACAAGAACTATGTTTGAAAAACCTCAgaatttgcaaaaaaactttcgtCTTTCCAACCTTCATAACAAAGGGTATGAACCAGTATCTCAGTCAAGTTTATCCTTATATACATCAAAATCTAATGGCCATTATGGACGAAGACAACACTTTCAATTTGGAAAG acTGCTTGTGGATCTGCAACTAATGCGTTGATCTATGGTAGCGGACACCCACTAGGCGAGTTAGATGTCAGTGGTATCAAATCAAAAGtacaagcaaacaaaaaacctgaaaaaattgaaaacacaaaTATAAATATGTTTATATATGGAAAGAATGACCACACAAATGCACAACCAAGACGAAGGAACTCTAACATTTTTTCTCATGGAGAAAAGACATCAGCAGAGCTGCGAAAAAAGATTAGAGAAGTTAAAGAAAGAG AGAATGATTACAATGAATATTTACAACAGAAAGAATTACAAGCAAGAATAAGAgacgaagaaaaaagaaag GATCTGGACATGTTGAGAACGTACAAGCAGCCCTGGGGTAAACCAGGTGGTGGTGCACCAACA tCTGATACTCACCGTTCAAAGGAAATTCATCATTTGATTGATCACAAAGAG CAAGTGCTTCCCCTGGGAAAGCCTGGAGGTGGAGCTCCATTGAGATCTGATTCAGGATCTTTAAAAGCTGCTATAGGCTTGGATCCTGAAATTCAATTTCAAAAACGACACAGGGATCAAGTTCATAACGTCATCATGCCT AGCAACAAGACTAAAAGAAACGATGAATATCTTACTGAGTTAG ATATATTGGCGCAAAAGACAAGGGAGCAACGAAATGTCATTGTGAGAGACAAGGATTTGTCATCG ACAATATATGATCCATTCGGCAGACCAGGCGCTGGCGCCCCGCTATATGATAACAACG GAAAAACAAAAGCAGCCCgttcaaaaaaattacttaaagacGTCCAGGGAG ATACGTCGAAACATCAGCTAAAG gataCCTCCTTACCATACGGAACACCTAGATTTAAAAGACCAATTGAAGATACGAATGAATTTCAG GGATTTGCAGCTGGTTTTGGAAAGGGCGGGGCTGGCGCACCTATTGTGGATAAAGATGGCAACGTTATTACTACGAAGAGACAAACGCTGGTGAGGTCAGATGATTCTG CAATTATAAAATGTGATGAAGAGCCGATTGACAACGCCAGTTACAGCCCGTGGGGAAGACACGGTGCTGGCGCACCTATACGCGATCAACAAGGAAATTTGGTGACACAAGTTGGTGGGAGGTGGAAAAGTGATCAAATA GCAGCCTCGCCAAAACAAAGACAACAAGTAGAAGCAAAGAAGTTGTATCTCGAGTCACTaa GAAGTCAAGCAAGAGAACATGAAGAATGGAAGCAAATAGAAAGGGATTCGTTAAAACAGCCG tccAATGACACTACATCCTGGCTAAAACGGGGCGTTGTAGGCAAGCCACCTTATGATGAAAACACCCGTGAAATTGTTGGAGCACACCGGGTAACCTCCGACATTGTCAAACAA CGACTAGAGAAACAAGTGCAGCGTAAGGAACGGGGCGGTGTTAGTGGAGGCGATTGGAACGATGAATTATCTGCGCAG CATGAACAACCTACTGACGGAATATGGGGAAATTTCGGCACTGATGCGCCAAAAGGAAATCCAAGACGCCAAAAAg ttgatGTCGCTGCAACACAATTTCTAACTCATAAATAA